In the Oncorhynchus tshawytscha isolate Ot180627B unplaced genomic scaffold, Otsh_v2.0 Un_contig_4934_pilon_pilon, whole genome shotgun sequence genome, one interval contains:
- the LOC112247970 gene encoding tetraspanin-1-like, whose translation MCCSGFLKIMMFIFNGAIFLAGVAILAVGVWVKVDSGSLLGVLDNIKDAPAELGQLANVAYLLMGVGGVLLIMGFLGCCGAMKESRCMLMLFFIIILIIFIAEVAGCVVVLVFQPLAKEVLEDLSEKVVDSIQRDYGKDESLTSLWNGTMEQFKCCGYRNYTDFDGSPFQENPTNPTYPPTCCSKTETCAAAAAKRSKVIGCFTMLLNLIEDNAVIIGAVGLGIAALEIAAMVVSMVLYQQIGNK comes from the exons ATGTGTTGCTCCGGGTTTCTCAAGATTATGATGTTCATCTTCAATGGAGCCATCTTT TTGGCAGGTGTGGCCATCCTGGCAGTGGGGGTGTGGGTGAAGGTGGACAGTGGCTCTCTACTGGGAGTACTAGACAACATTAAGGACGCCCCAGCAGAACTGGGCCAGCTGGCTAACGTGGCCTACCTGCTCATGGGGGTCGGAGGGGTCCTGCTGATCATGGGCTTCCTAGGGTGCTGTGGAGCCATGAAGGAGTCCAGGTGTATGCTGATGCTG TTCTTCATCATCATCCTGATCATATTCATTGCAGAGGTGGCTGGGTGCGTGGTGGTCCTCGTCTTCCAACCACTG GCTAAGGAAGTTCTTGAGGACCTTAGTGAGAAGGTTGTTGACAGCATTCAAAGAGACTATGGGAAGGATGAGAGCCTGACTTCACTATGGAATGGTACCATGGAACAG TTCAAGTGCTGTGGATACCGTAATTACACAGACTTCGATGGATCCCCTTTCCAAGAGAACCCAACTAACCCTACGTACCCACCAACATGTTGTAGTAAAACTGAAACCtgtgcagctgctgctgctaaaCGCTCG AAAGTCATTGGCTGCTTTACCATGTTGCTGAACCTGATAGAGGACAACGCTGTCATCATTGGAGCTGTTGGACTGGGCATCGCTGCGCTTGAG ATTGCTGCCATGGTGGTGTCAATGGTTCTCTACCAACAGATTGGTAACAAGTAG
- the LOC112247963 gene encoding ras-related protein Rab-3D gives MALASDPGAGQLQTQAQKDAADQNFDYMFKLLIIGNSSVGKTSLLFRYADDSFTSAFVSTVGIDFKVKTVYRNEKRVKLQIWDTAGQERYRTITTAYYRGAMGFLLMYDITNQDSFYAVQDWATQIKTYSWDNAQVILVGNKADLEDDRLVPAEDGQRLADELGFQFFEASAKDNINVKQVFERLVDVICEKMSESVNGEPSPLANHKGPSLQDTPPDKGGCSC, from the exons ATGGCGCTGGCGAGCGACCCCGGTGCCGGCCAGCTGCAGACCCAGGCCCAGAAGGATGCCGCGGACCAGAACTTTGACTACATGTTCAAGCTGCTGATCATCGGCAACAGCAGCGTGGGGAAGACCAGCTTACTCTTCCGCTACGCTGATGACTCCTTTACCTCTGCCTTCGTCTCCACCGTGGGCATCGACTTCAAGGTTAAGACGGTCTACCGCAACGAGAAGAGGGTCAAGCTACAGATCTGG gacaCGGCGGGCCAGGAGCGTTACAGGACCATCACCACAGCCTACTACAGAGGAGCCATGGGCTTCCTGCTCATGTATGACATCACCAACCAGGACTCCTTCTACGCTGTGCAGGACTG GGCGACCCAGATCAAGACGTACTCGTGGGACAACGCCCAGGTGATCCTGGTGGGGAACAAGGCTGACCTGGAGGATGACAGGCTGGTACCAGCAGAGGACGGTCAGAGACTGGCTGATGAACTGG gGTTCCAGTTCTTCGAGGCCAGTGCCAAAGACAACATCAACGTGAAGCAGGTGTTCGAGCGTCTCGTCGACGTCATCTGCGAGAAGATGAGCGAGAGCGTGAATGGGGAGCCCAGCCCATTGGCCAATCACAAGGGCCCCAGCCTGCAGGACACGCCCCCAGACAAGGGTGGCTGCTCCTGCTGA
- the pld6 gene encoding mitochondrial cardiolipin hydrolase: MSVVQMVKIVGLGAVALTLSVEWLGWLFCRLWPRKISRGPLKEVFFFPTEVACTERLFTPNSPFPCPCPLPHNINTSFTRLLGHILSASSSLDLCVFAFTNLDLSRAVLALHTRGIPIRILTDMDYTLITGSQIGAIRRAGICVRCDSGAVHMHHKFAVVDGRRLITGSLNWTLTAIQSNKENILVTEEPDLVLPFITEFQRLWDVNDPARRHLLSIAEKPASLVL, encoded by the exons ATGTCAGTGGTTCAGATGGTGAAGATCGTGGGTCTGGGGGCTGTGGCCCTCACTCTCAGTGtggagtggttgggctggctctTCTGTCGCCTCTGGCCCCGGAAAATATCCAGAGGCCCCCTGAAAGAAGTCTTCTTTTTCCCTACAGAGGTCGCCTGCACAGAGCGTCTCTTCACTCCTAACTCACCATT CCCCTGCCCCTGTCCTTTACCCCACAACATCAATACCTCCTTCACCCGTCTCTTGGGCCACATcctgtctgcctcctcctccttggACCTGTGTGTGTTCGCCTTCACCAACCTGGACCTGAGCCGGGCCGTGCTGGCCCTCCACACCAGGGGCATTCCCATTCGTATCCTCACTGACATGGACTACACCCTCATCACCGGCTCCCAGATAGGGGCCATCCGCAGAGCAG GCATCTGTGTGAGGTGTGACTCCGGCGCCGTCCACATGCACCACAAGTTCGCCGTGGTGGACGGCCGGCGCCTAATCACCGGCTCCCTGAACTGGACCCTGACAGCCATCCAGAGCAACAAGGAGAACATCCTGGTCACGGAGGAACCGGACCTAGTCCTGCCCTTCATCACTGAGTTCCAGAGGCTCTGGGATGTCAATGACCCGGCTAGGAGACACCTGCTGTCCATCGCTGAGAAACCTGCTAGTTTAGtactatag